In Macrobrachium rosenbergii isolate ZJJX-2024 chromosome 4, ASM4041242v1, whole genome shotgun sequence, one genomic interval encodes:
- the LOC136838105 gene encoding acidic leucine-rich nuclear phosphoprotein 32 family member B-like — translation MMRFRRRRMEGDRDSEEKEETMEDDGDSEEKEQTMEDDGDSEEEETMEDDGDSEEKEETMDDDGDSEEKKETMEDDGRLMETPKKETMEDDGDSEEKKETMEDDGD, via the exons atgatgagaTTCCGGAGAAGGAGGATGGAAGGTGATAGAGActctgaggagaaggaggagacaatggaagatgatggagactccgaggagaaggagcagacaatggaagatgatggagactccgaggaggaggagacaatggaagatgatggagattccgaggagaaggaggagacaatgGATG atgatggagactctgaggagaagaaggagactatggaagatgatggaagaCTGATGGAGACTccgaagaaggagactatggaagatgatggagactccgaggagaagaaggagactatggaagatgatggagactga
- the LOC136838115 gene encoding uncharacterized protein → MMELRKEETMEGDGDSEEKEDTMEDDEDSEEKEETMEDDGDSEEEEEEDTMEDDGDSEEKEEKMEDDGDSEEEESMEDYGDSEEGGDDGTHEKTMEMETPEEKEETMEDDGDSEEKEETMGR, encoded by the coding sequence atgatggaacTCCggaaggaggagaccatggaaggtgatggagactccgaggagaaggaggacacgatggaagatgatgaagactccgaggagaaggaggagaccatggaagatgatggagactccgaggaggaggaggaggaggacacgaTGGAAGATGATGgggactccgaggagaaggaggagaaaatggaagatgatggagactccgaggaggaggagagtatgGAAGATTATGGAGATTCCGAGGAAGGAGGAGATGATGGGACTCATGAGAAGACAATGGAGATGGAGACTccagaggagaaggaggagaccatggaagatgatggagactccgaggagaaggaggagactatgggaagatga